The genomic segment TCTAGAGGGTAGTGAATTGAACGACATGGCGAAAAACCTGATCCTTTGGTTGATCATTGCCGCTGTCCTAGTGACGGTGATGAACAACTTTTCCAGCCCGACCGAGCCGCAGACGCTCAACTACTCGGATTTCATCGAGCAGGTGAAAGAAGGCCGTGTGGAGCGCGTGACCGTCGATGGTTATGTCATTACTGGCAAGCGCAGTGACGGTGAACCCTTCAAGACGATTCGTCCGGCGATTCAGGACAATGGCTTGATCGGCGACCTGATTAATAACGATGTGGTGATTGAGGGCAAGCAGCCAGAGCAGCAGAGCATCTGGACGCAGCTACTGGTCGCCAGTTTCCCGATATTGGTCATCATCGCGGTCTTCATGTTCTTTATGCGCCAGATGCAGGGCGGTGCAGGCGGCAAGGGTGGGCCGATGAGTTTCGGCAAGAGCAAGGCGCGCCTGCTCTCCGAAGATCAGGTCAAAACCACCTTTGCAGATGTGGCGGGTTGTGATGAGGCCAAGGAAGAAGTTACCGAACTGGTTGAATTTCTCCGCGATCCGGGGAAGTTTCAGCGCCTCGGTGGGCGGATTCCGCGCGGTGTGCTGATGGTGGGTTCCCCGGGTACCGGTAAGACGCTGCTGGCCAAGGCGGTCGCTGGCGAAGCCAAGGTCCCCTTCTTTACCATCTCGGGCTCCGACTTCGTCGAGATGTTCGTTGGTGTTGGCGCCAGCCGTGTGCGAGACATGTTCGAACAGGCTAAGAAGCACGCACCCTGCATCATCTTCATTGATGAGATCGATGCGGTCGGTCGTCATCGCGGCGCCGGGCTCGGTGGTGGGCATGACGAGCGCGAGCAGACGCTCAACCAGTTGCTCGTGGAGATGGACGGTTTCGAGATGAACGATGGCATCATCGTTATCGCCGCAACCAACCGTCCGGACGTCCTTGACCCCGCGTTGCTGCGTCCCGGTCGCTTTGACCGCCAGGTAGTGGTCGGGCTGCCGGATATCCGTGGTCGCGAACAGATTTTGAAAGTCCATATGCGCAAGGTTCCGCTTGGCGATAGCGTCGAGCCGGCATTGATCGCTCGCGGCACGCCCGGCTTCTCTGGTGCCGACCTGGCGAACCTGGTCAATGAAGCTTCTCTGTTCGCCGCGCGTGCCGGTAAGCGTGTGGTCGAAATGAAAGAGTTCGAGTTGGCGAAAGACAAGATCATGATGGGCGCCGAGCGCAAATCGATGGTCATGTCCGAGAAGGAGCGCCTCAATACGGCTTATCACGAAGCGGGCCATGCGATTGTCGGCCGTGTCGTGCCGGAGCACGATCCTGTGTACAAGGTTTCGATCATCCCGCGTGGTAGGGCGCTGGGTGTCACCATGTTCCTTCCCGAGGAGGACCGCTACAGTCTCTCCAAGCGTGCCTTGATCAGTCAGATCTGCTCGCTGTTCGGTGGTCGTATCGCCGAGGAAATGACCCTTGGTTTCGAGGGGGTTACGACCGGGGCGTCGAACGACATTATGCGCGCCACGCAGCTGGCTCGTAACATGGTCACTAAGTGGGGCTTGTCCGAAAAACTCGGTCCTCTGATGTACGCTGAAGAAGAGGGCGAGGTATTTCTTGGGCGAAGTGCCGGCAGCCAGCACACCAATGTCTCCGGTGATACCGCGAAGCTGATCGACCAAGAAGTCCGTAGCATCATTGATCATTGCTACGGTACGGCCAAGCAGATTCTGGCCGACAACCGTGACAAGCTCGACGTGATGGCCGAAACGCTGATGAAGTACGAAACGATCGATTCCGATCAGATCGACGACATCATGTCGGGCCGGACACCGCGCGAGCCGCGTGACTGGCAGGACGGTTCGGGGCCTACCGGAACGCCGGTGCAGCCCGAAGGCGGCCGTCCGCAGACGCCAATTGGTGGCCCTGCTGGCGAGCACTAAGCTAAGGCTGTTTCGATGACTGAATCGTTGTACCCAACCCGGCTGCCTTGTGGCAGCCGGGTTCTCGATTTATCACGCCCACATGTCATGGGCATTCTCAACGTCACGCCCGATTCGTTTTCCGATGGTGGTCAGCACATCGGTGTTGACGCAGCCCTGCGTCACGCCGCGGCGATGGCGGCTGCTGGCGCGTCGCTGATCGACATCGGTGGCGAGTCCACGCGTCCTGGTGCGCGGGTCGTCTCGCCGCTAGAGGAGCTGGAGCGTGTGGCGCCGGTCGTTGAGGCGATTGCGCGCGAGCTTGATGTGATCATCTCGGTGGACACCTCGACACCGGCCGTGATCCGCGAGAGTGCGCGTCTCGGCGCGGGGCTGATCAATGACGTACGTTCGCTTTCCCGTGATGGTGCGCTGGACGCAGTGGCCGACAGTGGTCTTCCGGTGTGCCTGATGCATATGCGCGGTGAGCCGGCTGATATGCAGAACGATCCGCGCTACGATGATGTCGCTGCTGAAGTGCTGGGCTTTCTTCGCGAACGCATGGAGATTTGTGTTGCTGCGGGAATCCCTGTCGAGCGGATCGTACTCGATCCAGGGTTTGGATTCGCAAAGACCCTTTCGCATAACCTCGTTTTGTTCAAACGCCTGGAACAGCTACATGCGTTGGGGCGACCCTTACTGGTCGGAGTATCACGAAAGAGCATGATTGGGCAGGCGCTTGGGCGCGATGTAGAGCAACGCTTGCATGGCAGCCT from the Stutzerimonas stutzeri genome contains:
- the ftsH gene encoding ATP-dependent zinc metalloprotease FtsH, yielding MAKNLILWLIIAAVLVTVMNNFSSPTEPQTLNYSDFIEQVKEGRVERVTVDGYVITGKRSDGEPFKTIRPAIQDNGLIGDLINNDVVIEGKQPEQQSIWTQLLVASFPILVIIAVFMFFMRQMQGGAGGKGGPMSFGKSKARLLSEDQVKTTFADVAGCDEAKEEVTELVEFLRDPGKFQRLGGRIPRGVLMVGSPGTGKTLLAKAVAGEAKVPFFTISGSDFVEMFVGVGASRVRDMFEQAKKHAPCIIFIDEIDAVGRHRGAGLGGGHDEREQTLNQLLVEMDGFEMNDGIIVIAATNRPDVLDPALLRPGRFDRQVVVGLPDIRGREQILKVHMRKVPLGDSVEPALIARGTPGFSGADLANLVNEASLFAARAGKRVVEMKEFELAKDKIMMGAERKSMVMSEKERLNTAYHEAGHAIVGRVVPEHDPVYKVSIIPRGRALGVTMFLPEEDRYSLSKRALISQICSLFGGRIAEEMTLGFEGVTTGASNDIMRATQLARNMVTKWGLSEKLGPLMYAEEEGEVFLGRSAGSQHTNVSGDTAKLIDQEVRSIIDHCYGTAKQILADNRDKLDVMAETLMKYETIDSDQIDDIMSGRTPREPRDWQDGSGPTGTPVQPEGGRPQTPIGGPAGEH
- the folP gene encoding dihydropteroate synthase — translated: MTESLYPTRLPCGSRVLDLSRPHVMGILNVTPDSFSDGGQHIGVDAALRHAAAMAAAGASLIDIGGESTRPGARVVSPLEELERVAPVVEAIARELDVIISVDTSTPAVIRESARLGAGLINDVRSLSRDGALDAVADSGLPVCLMHMRGEPADMQNDPRYDDVAAEVLGFLRERMEICVAAGIPVERIVLDPGFGFAKTLSHNLVLFKRLEQLHALGRPLLVGVSRKSMIGQALGRDVEQRLHGSLALAALAVAKGARILRVHDVAETVDVVRMIAAVQTAE